ATGGTTCTTGAACTGGTCTTTAAACACTGGGAATCACTTGCATAAAGTTTTACACCTGCGGATGGGAGCGAACTTAAGCAACCCAGTCAGAATGATAGATAGAGCAGATGGATTCGCTGCTAATTGCTGACCATGAATCGCCACTGCACTTGAATCAGGGAGCTGCTGATTTTGATGGGATTTAATCCGCTTCGCGGTTTCAAGGCTATTCAACCGAATTCAAATCTCACACCGTTCAGGCATCCTACAAAAGGATTTTCGTCTGGATCAGAGTCTTGGGGAGGGCAAGCGCTGGTCGATCGCCCCATTCTGGCAGGCAAGGTCGGACGAGTGAAGTTCAGGAATTCCTGGTGGTCTGCCCGCTCTGAACAAACAATGAACATTGATGAGGGAGAAGTCGTTGATGTTGTGGGGCTTGAGGGAATTACCCTCTGGGTTGAGCCTGCTTTTCTGCTCAAGCCTTCTCGTCAAGGGTTAACCAAAATCTTGCAAGCCTGTGAAATAAAAGATTGGTTTGAAACCTGTCCACCCGATCTGATTGCTCAGCTCGACCAAGGCACACCCCAGGAAACCTGGCGACGGTTCATTCAGGGAAAGCCTGTTTATATTGACGCCTTTAAGCTCTGCTGCCGTCTGCTTGAACTAGATTGGCAAAAAATTGCGGGCTATAGCAATCGTTCCCCTGTTCCTCCGGTCGTCTTATCTGTCTCTGAAGAACCTTCTGAAACGGAAATTGACTTTATTGGGCGATCGGGCGTGATCACCGAGCTTCAACGACTGACCCAGGCAGGTGCAAAAGTTACGGTCATTTTAGGGGAAGGTGGCATTGGTAAAACAACGGTGGCAAGACAGTTTTTTCAGCAGTCCACGTTTGATGTGGTCTTGGAATGCTGGTTAGCCAAAGAGAGCCATAACCTGACGCCTGCCGAGAGTATTGTGCAGGAATGGCTGCAACGGCACTTTCAAGAACAGCCTGCGGATAATTTTCGCCTCTCTTTAGAACGACTGCGCCAGCAGCTCCGGCAGCGATCGGTAGGAGTGTTAATCGACAATCTGGAATCGGCACTCGATCGCGATGGGCAGTGGATTGAAGCACATCGAAACTATGTTGCCCTGCTGGAAGTTCTGGCAGATCCAACGGTGAGGTCAGTAACGCTGATTACGAGTCGGGAACCTTTGCATGAGGGGACAGTGACTGTCCAACCCTACATTTTGCCTCATCTCGATGTGGCTGCTTGGGAGCAGTTTTTTAGTCGTCGCTACATCTTGGCAAATCCCAGCATCCTCCAGCAGATGCACCGTGTCTATCGGGGCAATGCCAAAGCAATGAGAATTCTGAGCAGTGTGGTTAGTCTCGACTATCACTCAAGTCTGGAAGCATATTGGCATGATCATCAGGCGAATTGGCTGCAAGAAACGGATTTGCAAGATCTCGTCAACAGCCATTTTGAGCGGGTGCAGCAGCTTTATCCGGAGGCATATCAACTTCTCTGTCGCATGGGTTGCTATCGGTTTCAGGACATTGCGACTGTGCCACTAGAAGGGCTGATTTGCCTGATGTGGGATGTCCCTGAAGGGCAGCATTTCCGCGTGATTCGCTTCTTGCGAGACCTGTTTTTAGTGGAGTGGTGCGAGGGTTCATATCGTCTACATCCGATGGTTCAAGCGAAGGCAGTGGTGCTCCTCAAGGCAAGCCCTCATTGGATCACCGCAAATCGTCATGCTGCATTATTTTGGACAACTCGGGTCAAAACGATCGAAACGCTTGAAGATGCCCTGACTGCTTTGGAAGCCTACTATCACTGTGTTCAAATTGGTGAAATTGAAGCGGCAGCAAGAGTCATTTTGCATCGGCGAGATAGCAAGTGGGAAAAACAAGAAACGCTAGGCGTCGCAACTTATCGTCTGGGTTTGCTGCAGCGGATGACTACAATCATCGGACACATTATCGATCGCGTTCAGCCGGGATATGCCTTGAGTAAGCTGCACAATATTCTGGGTGATGTGTATTGGTTAATGGGACTCGTTCACCAGGCGATCGACTGTCACCAAAAATCGAGAGAAGTTGCGATCGCATTCCAGATAAAGAACCTAGAAATTGTCGCTTTGTTTAACATTGGGCTGTGCAAACTTGATTTGTGGGAACTAGAAGAAGCCACGAATTATTTCAATCAAGTCAATCTACTGGCAGAGCATACTGAATTTCATATGTATGCTGTTGGTTCCTGGTTTTGTCTGGCATTTCTCCACTCCTGTTTTGAGCATCGAAAGATCGCGCGTCAATATGTTCAAAAGGTTTTGCAGGAGGTTGAAACATTTGACACAACAGGTTGGGGGCGCGGCTATAGTTTGCTCTTCCTGGGATTGACCTTGACAAATTTGCGAGCCTTCGATCAGGCTGATGAAATGTATGCTTTGGCGCAAGATTATGCTGAGCAAAGCTGTTATGTTCAGGTGAAAGCAAGAGCCCTCAATGGGGTTGCTGTCATTCAACGGGAACAGGAACAATTACAAGCAGCATTCACAAATCATTTAGCAGCCCGAAACCTGCTAGAACAAATTGGGGCAAAGGCAGATTTGGCAGAAGTTTACTATCAACTCGGAATCACACAGCAGCGCATGAACAAGCTAGAAGAAAGCCAAATGAGTTTTGAAACTGCGATCGATCTCTTTACGAAAATGGGAGCGCCTCGACAAGTCGAAAAAGTAAAACAGGCGTTCCGTGAGTGAATTGTGTCTTGATGGATCTAAACGGCTGAGAAGATGACGTTATCCGAAATGAAGTTGAATACCCAAATTAATGCAAGTCATATTGTATCAACGATTCGTGCCAAATTTGAAGAAGAAGGACTGACGAATCGTTTTTTTGAGATTAAATCTTATCAATCTTCAGGTGTTGAGGGTTTGCTTACTCTAGACCCAAATAACTGCGTTTTACTGGAGTTCTCTCAGCCATATGAAGAATTTCCAACCATCTATAAATCTCCCGTATATCGATTGCTCATTATCTTCAGCCTTTACAACGAAGAAGACTTTAGCTTTCCGCTTCGCAACGCGATCGAACGATTGCAATATCGAGACAATATCGATCGAATTGCTCTCTGGTCTGCAACTAAGATTGACCAAATCGTGATCGAGATGATGAAACGAGTCAATACAGATGTGATTGTTGTCAAAATCCCCTTAGAAGATGAGATTGCTCGCACCCGATCGTTTAATTACTTCGTTCCGCTTCCTGGTAATGATTTGCGCTACTGCCTCATGCTCAATTTGGTAGCAGAGCGGCTGATTAAACGGCTGAAAAAAATGTTTCATCTTGTACTTTCAGAAATTGCTGCACCGATCTATAACCAGCACTACGGTAAAGATAAAGTTGCCACCCGCGAATTAATGGATTTTGAAGAAACAAAACTGAATGAATTGATTAAAAAACTCAAAAATGAAAAGCGAAATGCTATTGCGATCGATGTGGGTTGTGGCACAGGCAGACATAGTTTTGGCTTGGCAAGGCACTTTGATTCTGTGTATGGCTATGACTTCTCGCCCAACATGATTAAACAATCCAATGAAATTAAGCGAGAACGAGATATTCGTAACATTTTCTTCTCAGTTAATGACTTTGAATATGAACGCTTTGTGGATGAGCCTGAGTTTTATGGCAAGTGCGATTTAGTTGTTGCAAGCTTTGGCGTTGGCAGCTTTATTGAAGATACGGCTTCGATGTTGCGCCGCTTCTATGAATGGTTAAAACCCGGTGGCTATCTGTTTATTTCGTTTTATAACGGCAATGCCATCACGCTCAAAGTCACCCCAAACTGGCGTGATACGGCTTTGGTTGCCCAGATCGACAAAGAGAATCAATCCCTTGAAGTGCAGCTAACGCCCAAAACTCGGTTCAACATTTTCTGCAAGCTGTTTGATGAAGGGGTAGAAGGCGAAATCAACAAAATTTTCAATATCGAGTCTGTCACGACTTACCCCATGATCATGGCTCTTTTACCCAACAGCATGATCGAAGATCTGAATGCGCGTGCTGCCTTTATCACTGCCGATCGCACACTTGCCGAAAATCGCTTCAGTCAGAATGGATACTATGCGCTGGTAATTGCCCGGAAATCGCACCAGGAAGTCAACGGCTATGCCAATGTGGAACGAATTTTGCAGGAGCAAGCCGCATCTTATGAAGTAATCGATCACGAACCCGTATTATCCATGGAGGAGGTCAAGAAGCAAATTGGCTACTTTCCCAACTGCATGATCAAAACGATCGTATTTCACAACAAAAAAGCGAATGAATATATCGTTCTGTTAATTCAGTCTGAGAAGCGATTGAACAAAACCAAAATTGCCAACTTACTTAGCGTAAGCCCCAATCAACTCAAGTTTGCCACCGAAAAAGAAGTTTTAGGCTTAGGGTTTCCGGTCGGTGGCATTGCGCCTTTTGGCTTTGCTACCAGTGCCCCCCTGCGGAAGATTGTGGACGGAGCGATCGATCGTCAGTCCTGCGAGTGGCTCTACACAGGCACAGGCGACAACCGCAAGACCTTAAAGATCCAAAAATCTGATTTCCTAAATATCATTGCAGACTACGATCGAGCAGAACTTTAACGGCCCTCCCGATCGCTGGCTGTAAAAAAGAATCAAATATACTAAAGTTCTAGTGTATTAAAGTGCAATCGTACTGCTATCTTAATGATTAAATACCTGTTGCTTGTGTTCTGTGATTCCTCAGCAACTTACGCTCAAAAACTTCTTAAGCTATCGTGAGGCAACCCTCGATTTTCGCGGTTTACATGTTGCCTGTATCTGTGGCGCAAATGGAGCCGGAAAATCTTCTTTGCTGGAGGCGATCGTCTGGGCAATTTGGGGTGAGAGTCGCGCGATTACCGAAGATGATGTCATCCATCAGGGCACGATGGAGGCACTGGTTGATTTTACATTTCAATATCAGCAGCAGACCTACCGCGTCATCCGCAGTCGTTACCGGGGACAGGCAACAACGCTAGAATTCCAGGTTCAAACTCCAAACGGTTTTCGCAGCCTGACTGAAAAAGGGGTACGGGCAACGCAGCAGTTGATGTTGCGACATCTCAAGCTCGACTATGACACCTTCATTAACTCTGCCTATCTGCGTCAGGGGCGAGCCGATGAATTCATGCTGAAGCGTCCGGGCGATCGAAAGCAAATTCTGGCAGACCTGCTCAAGCTAGAACAGTATGATGAACTGGCAGAGCAGGCAAAAGAAAAAGCTCGCCATTTCAAAGCTGAAATCAGCATATTAGAACGTAACTTAGACACATTTGCGGCTCAACTTCAGCAGCAGACGAGCCTGGAAATTGATGAGGCAGCCGTCCGAGCCAGCATCCAATCTTTGCAAGAGGAGCAAACCGCCAATCGCGATCGACTGCGCCAGCTTCAAACAACGCAGCAGCAGCGCCAGACCGGGCAGCAACAACTCTCCCTGCACCAGCAGCAACAGCACCATTTAGCTCAAGACTGTCAGCGACTCCAGCAGGAATTGCGATCGGTACAGCAACAGCAGCAGCAGCTTGGGCAGATCCTTCAGGAAGCAGAGACGATCGTCGCTCAGTCTGAACAGTTTCAGCGGCTCCAGCAAGAAGAAGAAACTTTAGCAGCTCAGTTTCAAGCTCACCAAGTTGCAGTTGCACAACGGACGCAGCTTCAGCAACAGCAGCAAGAACAGGTAAACCAGCTCACCAATCAGTTGCGTCAGGCACAGCTTCAATTGGAAACGATTCAGCAGCAACAGCAAGAGATTCAGCAAACGCTGATGAAAGTCCCAGAAATTGAGGCAGCTCTGGCTCAACTCCAACAAGCACGCGCCCGGTTGACAGCCCTCGATCAGCTACAGATGCAAGCATCCCCCTTGACGCAGCGGCGCCAGCAAGTCCAAACCCAACTCGATCGCGCTCAAGCTCGGCTCACCGCCCGGCTCGAAGAACTCCAATCGCTCCGCAAACAGCTAGAGGCACAGCAGCACAGCCAACCGCGCCTACAGCGCACCGCTCTAAAGATCTCAGAGCAAATTAGCTATCTAGAACAGCGTCGGATTTACCAGCAGCAAGTCCGCGAAAAAGGGACAGAACGCCGCACCTTTATGGAACGCCTGCAAGAGCAACAGCGGAAATGTGAGCGAGAACTCGCTGCGCTAGATCATAAATTGTTGATGCTTCAGCAAGAGGGAGCGGGGAAGGACAAGGCGAATGAAGAACGCAGAGATGCGGGGAACCAAGAACTTGTACAGACTCTACTCGGGGATGCCGTCGCTCAGATGCTTGTGTCGAGTCCTAAAGCAGCGTTTCCACCCTGTCCTTTGTGTGATCGCCCCTTAGACGAGCAGCACTGGCATTTAGTGATGGAGCGGCATCGCCTGGAGCAAAAGGAACTGCGCGATCAGCTTTGGGTGATTCGAGAGCAGCTCACCACGTCCGATCGAGAAATTCGCGTCTTGCGGCAGGAATATCGGGCACTTGAAAAAGAGTTAGAGCAGTATGGTTCTATCTTGGAGCGACGAGGACAACTGCAACAGCAGCTTCAGGAGGTGATTGAAGGACAAAGCCGCTTGAGCCAGGTGATTGCTGAGCAAATGGAATTAGAACGATCGCTCCACCAACAAGACTATGCAACAGATTTGCACGAAGAACTGCGGCTGCTAGACCATCGGCTTGCTCAACTGCATTACGACGACAAAGACCACGCCCTAGCACGCGGACAGGTCGATCGCTGGCGATGGGCAGAGGTTAAACAGGCAGAACTCAAGCATGCACAGCGCCGTCAGGCACAGCTTGTAGAACGCCAACCCCAAATTGAAGCAACGATCGCCACCCTTGAACAACAGCTTCAAGCAACCCACAGTGCACCGCTTCAGCAGCAAATTCACGAACTCGATCGCCAACTTGCTTTAATCAACTATGACCTGGAGCGACATACTGCAATCCGGCAAGCTTTACGGCAGGCACGGCCCTGGCAACTCCGCCATCAAGAGTTGATCCAGGCGCAGCAGCACTATCCGCAAGTCCAAGCACGAATTCAGGAATTGATGGATCTCTGGGCAAATCGAACTCAGACCCTCCAAGCGATCGTGGCTCAGGTCAAATCATTAGAGACAACCCTTGCCCAACTGCCAAACCCAGAAGCAGAAATTCGATCGCTTGAGTTGCATATGCAAGAACGCCGATCGCACCTTGACACCCAGTTTGCTCAACTCGGACGCTTAGAGCAGCAGCGACAGCAGCTTGAGGTAATTCAGCAGCAGCAATTGGCAGTTACCGAGCAGCTACAAGCGTTGCGGAAACAATATCGGGTTTACCAGGAGTTGACTCAAGCGTTTGGCAAAAATGGAATTCAGGCATTGATGATCGAAAACGTCTTGCCCCAACTTGAAGCCGAAGCAAATCAGATCTTAGGACGGCTGAGTGCCAACCAGCTACATGTCCAATTCGTAACGCAGCGCGCGAGTCGCAAAGGCTCATCCTCTGCGGGTAAGCTGATTGATACGCTGGATATTCTCATTGGCGATACTCAAGGGACTCGTCCTTATGAAACCTACTCTGGCGGCGAGGCGTTCCGCGTCAACTTTGCGATTCGGCTGGCACTTGCCCGGTTGCTTGCCCAACGATCGGGAACCGCACTACAGCTCTTGATCATTGATGAAGGTTTTGGCACGCAAGACGATCAGGGATGCGATCGACTCATTGCAGCAATTAACGCGATCGCCGCTGACTTTGCCTGCATCCTCACAGTGACGCACATCCCCCATCTCAAAGAAGCCTTCCAAGCCCGGATTGAGATTCACAAAACCGAGCAGGGGTCGAAGTTACATTTATCGGTCTGAGCTACAATTCAGCGATGAACTGAATGGAAAAATCAAACGTTCGTAAAATCAGTAGCTGTAATCCGATTTGCTTGTACACCTGTCAAAACGGCTAAGGAATCTCGACCTGCCCGAATCAGGGTGTCTCCTCCTTGCTGCACGATCGTTAAATTTCTGAAGGCTAAGCCACTCCCTAACCCAATCTTGTCTTGCCGATCAAGAAAGTCTGCGATCGTATCCTTGCCACCTCGGCGTCGAATCACAAAGATATCAGTGTCACTACCGCCGTTCAACACATCTTTGCCCTGACCGCCATCTAACAAATCTTGACCACTGCCGCCAAACAGCCGATCATTGTCATCTTCACCCAGCAATCGATCATCTCCACTGCTGCCATAGAGCCGATCGCGACCACTGCCGCCCAGGAGCGTATCATTATCTGCACCGCCGACCAGATAATCATCATTGTTATTGCCTAACAGCCGATCATCCCCGGCATCTCCAAAAAGCCGATCGTCTCCATCACGCCCGTCAATTCGGTCATCGCCGTCTTTTCCCTCGATCCGATCGTCCCGGTTATTCCCGGTTAGATCGTTATCGCCGTCTGTCCCCAGGCGATCGTCATCGTCATCATTATCATCGTCATCGTCATCAAACAGATCGTCATCAAATAGGTCACCAAAAACACCGCCGAAGATGCTGCCAATGCCAATACCGAATCGTGCCATCTCGCTTCCTCAATCTTCCGAATGTTCCTTAGAACAATAATTCGGCTGCTGCCGCAATTTGGGTAGAAGGGCTAATACCCCTTGGCAGTTGACGCAAATGCACAATCGTTTGTTCCCGAAATGCTTCAACTGAAAAAATCTGCCCTATTTCAAATCGATTATGCACGATGTAGCGTTGTGATACCCCCATCCGCGAGAGGGATTCTGTCAGCCGGGCTGCCTCTGCAACGATCGCAGATTGGGCTTGAAGTACACCGATAAATTCGGTATGCTGCGGATCTTTGAGCTGCTTTTGAGCCTGCATAACACGTTGCCGCAGCGTTCGCAACCGTCCCATAAACTCAGTTCGCCCAACCACATTTTGATACTTAATCCAGAGCTTGAAGATCCAGGCGAGCCAATCACCCAAGGCAGTTGGCATTTCCAGAAACCGCAAGAGATGCCCGGTTGGGGCAGTATCTAAAACAATCAAATCTTGCTCACCTTGCTCCAAGAGTTCCATGATTGTCATCAGGGACAGCATCTCATCAATTCCTGGCAGCGCTTGTGAGACAATTTGTTTCCATGCTTCAGGACCATAAGCAATTTTCAGCGAATCGTCGCCTGTTTCACCGCTCATCATCTCTGCCAATTCCCAAAGGTATTCTTCCCGGAATTGCTCTAAAACAACGTGAGCATTAATTTCTTGAACACTTAAATTGGCTGAAAGTGAAGTCGGTTCATGTCCGAATGTCATCCCAAAAGCATCACCAAGGGAATGGGCTGGATCGATCGAAATCACCCGAACTTTCTTGTCCTGGTATTTCTGTGCCATTCCCCAACCGATCGCCGCCGATACCGTGGTTTTTCCGACACCCCCTTTACCGCCGACCAAAATTAACCGTCGCCCTTCTGCCACGAAATCCCCAAAAACAGGCAATACTTTCTCTGGGACTTGGAACGTTTTAACAGCAGCTTCAATGGTGGCTGGAATGGGTTGTGCAACTGTCACCTGCTGCATTAATTCATCTAACGCGGCTACTCCGACGGGTTCTCTGCTCTGTTGTGGGATGGCAAATACAGGCTGAGGATCGGCAAGGATGACAAATTTTTCGAGAAGCTCCTGCTGTTCGCACAATGTGTTCTGCAAGGTTGGATCAGCGCGACTGCCGATCAACCGATTGACAAAGATGCCTCTCACGGGAATTCGCAGCTCTTTGAGTGCCTCTAAAAACCTTCGAGTTTCCAAATAGCTCATCGGTTCTGCAATGGTCACAATCAGACAAGCCGTTCGGACTGGATCTTGCAAGAGTTGTCGTCCACTGGCTAAGTCTGCCCTCATTTCAACTAAAAAGCGATCGGCTTCATCAGCGCTGTACTGCCCCGTGAAAGACTGCGTAATTACCCGATGTTTTTCCTGGAACAAGTCCATTGCCGACAGCAAATTGTCAAGGAAGTCCATCAGCCCAAATAAATTGAGCGTATGTCCACTCGGAGCCATATCAACCACAACGCGATCGGCTTCCTGGTCACGCAAAATCCGCTGAATTTCTAAGATGCCCATCAACTCATCCACACCGGGCCAGCTCAGATCCCAAACCGGGCTTAGATCTTCTCCCTGAACAAAACTGCCTCGCTCGACTAAAAGCTCCAGCACTTTGCCATATTGGGCTTTGAATTCTTGCAACAGTGCCTCAGCATCCAATGCTCTAACTTGCAAATTTGGCAAATCAGCCAGTGTACGGGCTTGATCTTCAACAGCCATCTGCAACACATCACTTAACGAGTGAGCTGGATCAGTGGAAAGTAGCAAAATGCGATCGTCTGGAAATTGCTGGGCTAGCTGCCGCGCAAAACCACAAGATGAGGTCGTTTTGCCAACACCCCCTTTGCCGCTAAACATGGCTAAACGGAGCCCATCATACTGGTGCATCAACTGGTGCATAATTCCGTCTTCCTGAAAAATTGGGCAGGAATGAAGCGCTGTCCCATCCTTTAGTTATCCCTACAGGCGGTACTTCCTATCAGTTCTTGAGTTCAGAAACCAATCATAGTCGTGGCTCCTCCGGCTTACCCCTGTCCTAACCGTTCTTACCAGAGGCATTAGAAATGCACGTTTTTCTGAAGAGTTGGGATAACTAAAACTGAACGATCGCGGTATACGCCTATGAGTGACTTATTTAAAGGCTTTGAGCAACTGTTAGAGCTTGCCAAAGTCTTAGAAGAGAAAATGGAGAAGGGGGAAATCAAAACGGATGTTCAAATTAATGCTCGCAATTTAAGCAATATTCCCCGTCAAGGCGGCATTCCTCGCACAGATATTGGCACAAGTCGGATTCGCCCCCATCCACCCACTAACACGCCCACTCCAGCAACTAGCGCTTCTGATCCAGAAGATGACGTTATTCCTCCCTCCAATGGTGACGATCCCTCAGAGCCTTCCTTGAAGGATGTAGGTGGCTTAGGTGAGGTTTTAAAAGAACTGCGAGAGATGGTTGAAATTCCGCTCAAGCGTCCTGATCTGTTGAATCGAATGGGACTGGAACCACCAAAAGGGGTGCTAATGGTTGGGCCGCCCGGAACTGGAAAAACGCTGACGGCTCGTGCACTTGCTGATGAGTTGGGTGTGAACTACATTGCGATCGTCGGTCCTGAAGTGATGGGCAAATACTACGGTGAAGCAGAAGGACGGCTCCGCAGCCTATTTGAAAAAGCGAGTAAAGCGGCTCCCTGCCTACTTTTTATTGATGAAATTGACAGCCTTGCCCCCGATCGCTCCAAGGTGGAAGGCGAAGTTGAAAAACGCTTGGTTGCTCAACTCCTGAGCCTGATGGACGGATTTGCTAAATCTAAAGGCGTGATTGTTCTGGCAGCCACAAACCGTCCTGATCATCTTGATCCGGCACTGCGTCGCCCCGGCAGGCTCGATCGAGAAGTTCAGTTCCGCGTCCCCGATCGCGATGGTCGTCTAGAAATTCTCAAGATCCTGACTCGCAACATGCCGCTAGATGCAACAGTTGATCTCAACGCAACAGCGGATCTAACAGTTGGTTTAGTCGGAGCCGACCTGAAAGCGGTTTGCCAAAAAGCGGCATACACTGCCCTCCGTCGCCAGGTTCCGAACCTCCAATCTGCCATTCCCGAAAACATGACTGTCACGCAAGTCGATTTTCTGACAGCGATTAAAGAAGTCAAGCCGTCAGTGCTGCGATCGGTCGAAGTGGAATCCCCAAATGTGGCTTGGGATGAAATCGGTGGGCTGGAAACCGTTAAGCAAACTTTGCAAGAATCGGTGGAAGGGGCATTACTCTATCCAGAGCTTTATCAGCAAACTAAGGCAACTGCTCCCAGGGGCATCCTTCTCTGGGGACCACCGGGAACTGGAAAAACCTTGCTGGCTAAGGCAGTTGCATCACAGGCGCGGGCAAACTTCATTGCAGTGAATGGCCCAGAACTGCTCAGTAAGTGGGTGGGTGCAGCCGAACAAGCCGTGCGTGAACTCTTTACAAAAGCCCGTCAAGCTGCTCCCTGTGTTGTATTTGTCGATGAAATTGATACGCTTGCTCCGGCACGCGGCAAGTTTCAAGGCGATTCAGGCGTGAGCGATCGAGTTGTCGGACAACTGTTAACAGAACTAGACGGTTTACAGGGCTGTGCTAATGTGCTGCTTGTCGGTGCAACCAACCGCCCCAATGCCCTCGATCCTGCCCTGCTTCGTGCCGGACGGTTAGATTTACAAATCAAAGTTGATCTACCGGATCTCCAGAGCCGTCTGGCAATTCTTCAGGTACATAACGTCGATCGTCCCCTCGAAGGAATTGCTCTGACAGCTTGGGCAAATCGCACAGAAGGCTGGAATGGTGCTGATCTTGCTCTATTAAGTAATCAGGCTGCTCTCGATGCCATCCGTCGCTACCGTGCAGAAGGACTGGCAGACCCGACCACGATCCGCATCACCAACGACGATTTCACCTCTGCCTATGACCTGCTCTCCAGCCAGCGTCATCGTTCTCAACTGCCTTAGTTCCCAACTGCTTTAACAGACACCTCACCCTTCTTAAACCTATTCTTTAATCACACAAAACAAATCATGATGACAGGACAAAACGCGGACGCCCGCCAACAAGCACTCCAATTTCTGATCACCAACTTTGTTGCTCAAGGTCATCCTGCTGAATATGCTCAACACATGGCAACCACTGCCATTTTCCAGGCAGATTTGGAACTGCGAAATGCTCAAATGACTCGGCTCCTAGGCTGGCTTAAACAAGAACACAGCGATATCTACAATACAGCGATCGCCGTTGTTGAAGGAACGCGTGAGGAATTCGAGCGGCGGGTTCAGGAATAGTCAAACAGCTTTATCGCTGAATCCGGGCTAAGTTTGATGCTACTGAACAACCACAATTCCTGTTCCAGTTAATAATTGTGAATGAGCTCATCAAAACGCCCGGGCTAAGTTTCAAGCTAAACGAAGATTGTTAACAGATAAATTTATCTCCTCAATCTTCATATTTATCCTACGTAATCTAACGTAGGCTTTAACTGTTTCTATGAATGTATGGTCAATCTAGAAATGCTGTTTTCAGCTCATTTCTTTTATAAGAAGCAATAGAAAATCGCTATAATCCGATTAAGAAACAATATTCTTATAGCAAAGCTAAAAGTAGAAAGTTTGTCTTTGCTCTATTAAGCTAAATTTTTAATTGAAATTACTCGTCACGAAAGCTATAAATTCTACTGCAGAACAGTTGTAGCGATCGGCAGCTTAAATTAAATCCTGATAAATATGTTCCTTCTAATGAGTGACTGAGCCTCTTTTAGAAGATTTTTGTTATTTAAAAAAGCGATCGAGCTAATTTATATCTCTAAAGACGACCTCTCCAAAGTTTGAACTATCAGGAATATTAAGGGTTAAGTA
This sequence is a window from Trichocoleus sp.. Protein-coding genes within it:
- a CDS encoding ArsA family ATPase yields the protein MHQLMHQYDGLRLAMFSGKGGVGKTTSSCGFARQLAQQFPDDRILLLSTDPAHSLSDVLQMAVEDQARTLADLPNLQVRALDAEALLQEFKAQYGKVLELLVERGSFVQGEDLSPVWDLSWPGVDELMGILEIQRILRDQEADRVVVDMAPSGHTLNLFGLMDFLDNLLSAMDLFQEKHRVITQSFTGQYSADEADRFLVEMRADLASGRQLLQDPVRTACLIVTIAEPMSYLETRRFLEALKELRIPVRGIFVNRLIGSRADPTLQNTLCEQQELLEKFVILADPQPVFAIPQQSREPVGVAALDELMQQVTVAQPIPATIEAAVKTFQVPEKVLPVFGDFVAEGRRLILVGGKGGVGKTTVSAAIGWGMAQKYQDKKVRVISIDPAHSLGDAFGMTFGHEPTSLSANLSVQEINAHVVLEQFREEYLWELAEMMSGETGDDSLKIAYGPEAWKQIVSQALPGIDEMLSLMTIMELLEQGEQDLIVLDTAPTGHLLRFLEMPTALGDWLAWIFKLWIKYQNVVGRTEFMGRLRTLRQRVMQAQKQLKDPQHTEFIGVLQAQSAIVAEAARLTESLSRMGVSQRYIVHNRFEIGQIFSVEAFREQTIVHLRQLPRGISPSTQIAAAAELLF
- a CDS encoding AAA family ATPase, whose translation is MSDLFKGFEQLLELAKVLEEKMEKGEIKTDVQINARNLSNIPRQGGIPRTDIGTSRIRPHPPTNTPTPATSASDPEDDVIPPSNGDDPSEPSLKDVGGLGEVLKELREMVEIPLKRPDLLNRMGLEPPKGVLMVGPPGTGKTLTARALADELGVNYIAIVGPEVMGKYYGEAEGRLRSLFEKASKAAPCLLFIDEIDSLAPDRSKVEGEVEKRLVAQLLSLMDGFAKSKGVIVLAATNRPDHLDPALRRPGRLDREVQFRVPDRDGRLEILKILTRNMPLDATVDLNATADLTVGLVGADLKAVCQKAAYTALRRQVPNLQSAIPENMTVTQVDFLTAIKEVKPSVLRSVEVESPNVAWDEIGGLETVKQTLQESVEGALLYPELYQQTKATAPRGILLWGPPGTGKTLLAKAVASQARANFIAVNGPELLSKWVGAAEQAVRELFTKARQAAPCVVFVDEIDTLAPARGKFQGDSGVSDRVVGQLLTELDGLQGCANVLLVGATNRPNALDPALLRAGRLDLQIKVDLPDLQSRLAILQVHNVDRPLEGIALTAWANRTEGWNGADLALLSNQAALDAIRRYRAEGLADPTTIRITNDDFTSAYDLLSSQRHRSQLP